A DNA window from Thermococcus sp. 4557 contains the following coding sequences:
- a CDS encoding nucleotidyltransferase domain-containing protein encodes MDSRRRALEEFLGFLRENFEGRIEGVYLFGSYARGDYTEESDVDLLVVGDVSLDELIDGIFEVLMKHGVVLNVIVEKREEFERWRETSFHRTVLNEGIRVY; translated from the coding sequence ATGGATTCGAGGAGAAGAGCGTTAGAGGAATTTCTGGGTTTCCTAAGGGAAAACTTTGAAGGACGCATTGAGGGAGTCTACCTTTTCGGCTCCTATGCGAGGGGGGACTACACCGAAGAGAGCGACGTTGACCTGCTCGTAGTCGGAGACGTGTCCCTGGATGAGCTGATAGATGGGATCTTTGAAGTATTGATGAAACACGGAGTAGTTCTCAACGTTATCGTGGAAAAACGGGAGGAGTTTGAGCGGTGGAGAGAAACCTCGTTCCACCGCACCGTTCTAAACGAGGGAATAAGGGTTTACTAA
- a CDS encoding helix-turn-helix domain-containing protein: MFGRRKDAVYKVLATKKRAVALQSLSAELETPAPAVFRTVKELESDGLVEVFYGQDKAAIMVRAKTIGDYI, encoded by the coding sequence ATGTTCGGCAGGCGTAAGGATGCTGTGTATAAGGTACTCGCCACAAAAAAGAGGGCCGTCGCCCTCCAGAGCTTGAGCGCCGAACTTGAAACACCCGCACCCGCGGTCTTCAGGACCGTGAAGGAGCTGGAATCCGACGGTCTCGTTGAGGTCTTCTACGGCCAAGACAAGGCCGCCATAATGGTTCGTGCCAAAACAATAGGGGACTACATCTGA
- the fbp gene encoding fructose-1,6-bisphosphate aldolase/phosphatase codes for MAVGEKITLSVIKADIGGWPGHSRVHPQLVETAEEVLSKAVEDGTIIDFYVATCGDDLQLIMTHRKGVDSSEIHGLAWKAFEEATKVAKELGLYGAGQDLLKDAFSGNIRGMGPGIAEMEITLRKSEPVVTFHMDKTEPGAFNLPIFRMFADPFNTAGLVIDPNMHMGFRFEVWDIKEHKRVILNTPEEVYDLLALIGAKSRYVIKRVFPKEGHKISKDEPVAVVSTEKLFEIAGEYIGKDDPVAIVRAQSGLPALGEVLEPFAFPHLVSGWMRGSHNGPIMPVPMHQANPTRFDGPPRVVALGWQISPEGKLVGPVDLFDDPAFDGARQKAVEVAEYMRRHGPFEPHRLPMEDMEYTTLPGVLKRLEERFEKIE; via the coding sequence ATGGCAGTTGGAGAAAAGATAACCCTCAGCGTGATCAAGGCAGACATCGGCGGCTGGCCGGGGCACTCGAGGGTGCACCCGCAGCTCGTCGAGACGGCCGAGGAAGTCCTCTCAAAGGCCGTCGAGGACGGAACCATCATCGACTTCTACGTCGCCACCTGCGGCGATGACCTTCAGCTCATCATGACCCACAGGAAGGGCGTTGACAGCTCCGAGATACACGGCCTGGCCTGGAAGGCCTTCGAGGAGGCCACCAAGGTTGCCAAGGAGCTCGGCCTCTACGGTGCCGGTCAGGACCTCCTCAAGGACGCCTTCAGCGGCAACATCCGTGGAATGGGTCCCGGAATAGCCGAGATGGAGATAACCCTCAGGAAGAGCGAGCCCGTTGTCACGTTCCACATGGACAAGACCGAGCCTGGGGCATTCAACCTGCCGATATTCAGGATGTTTGCCGACCCGTTCAACACCGCTGGCCTCGTCATCGACCCGAACATGCACATGGGCTTCCGCTTCGAGGTCTGGGACATAAAGGAGCACAAGCGCGTGATCCTCAACACCCCGGAGGAAGTCTACGACCTCCTCGCCCTCATCGGTGCCAAGAGCCGCTATGTCATCAAGCGCGTCTTCCCGAAGGAGGGCCACAAGATATCCAAGGACGAGCCGGTCGCGGTTGTGAGCACCGAGAAGCTCTTCGAGATAGCCGGTGAGTACATCGGAAAGGACGACCCAGTCGCGATAGTCCGCGCCCAGAGCGGACTGCCTGCCCTCGGTGAGGTCCTCGAGCCCTTCGCCTTCCCGCACCTGGTCAGCGGCTGGATGAGGGGTTCCCACAACGGCCCGATAATGCCGGTTCCGATGCACCAGGCCAACCCGACCAGGTTCGACGGTCCTCCAAGGGTCGTTGCCCTCGGCTGGCAGATAAGCCCAGAAGGAAAGCTCGTTGGCCCGGTTGACCTCTTCGACGACCCGGCCTTCGACGGCGCCAGGCAGAAGGCCGTTGAGGTCGCCGAGTACATGCGCAGGCACGGTCCGTTCGAGCCCCACAGGCTCCCGATGGAGGATATGGAGTACACCACCCTTCCGGGCGTCCTCAAGAGGCTCGAGGAGAGGTTCGAGAAGATCGAGTGA
- a CDS encoding MinD/ParA family protein yields the protein MVSIVITGRGGAGKTTMSANLSTYFSRRGYRSLVVDGDLYLPKLAFHFGIYNPQYNIHTLLKNPDMRVVQAVYHDPRTGVDILPGSSKLYDVIDLDQKRLREIVREIGTRYRVTVIDSPVGIPFDTISTFRLAQYQLIIVEIERCPIHSVHRMIENEVVKLKSLGDAYGLKVGVILNKVRESSQSVDDIIDFLEYSVDVPVVGVIPFDHRVPKATNYGRPVIDYAPHTKASRAIAESGSILNDWIFGREKNEGMLHRLYEAIISFLRSGRVPAGKKL from the coding sequence ATGGTATCAATAGTCATCACCGGGAGGGGAGGGGCGGGGAAAACAACGATGAGCGCAAACCTGAGCACGTACTTCTCGCGGAGGGGCTACCGCTCGCTCGTCGTGGACGGCGACCTGTACCTCCCAAAGCTCGCCTTTCACTTCGGGATATACAACCCCCAGTACAACATCCACACCCTTCTGAAGAATCCCGACATGAGGGTTGTTCAGGCGGTGTACCACGACCCCAGAACGGGTGTTGACATACTCCCCGGCAGCTCGAAGCTTTACGATGTCATCGACCTGGATCAGAAAAGACTGAGAGAGATAGTCCGGGAGATTGGAACCAGATACCGGGTTACCGTAATAGACTCCCCCGTCGGCATACCCTTCGACACCATCTCGACCTTCCGGCTCGCCCAGTACCAGCTTATAATAGTGGAGATAGAGCGCTGCCCGATACACTCAGTCCACAGGATGATCGAGAACGAGGTCGTGAAGCTTAAATCGCTGGGGGACGCGTACGGCCTCAAGGTCGGCGTGATACTCAACAAGGTGCGGGAATCGTCCCAGAGCGTGGACGATATAATCGACTTCCTCGAGTACAGCGTGGACGTGCCCGTGGTCGGCGTCATACCCTTCGATCACAGGGTTCCGAAGGCGACGAACTACGGGAGGCCGGTCATCGACTACGCGCCCCACACCAAGGCATCGCGGGCGATAGCCGAGAGCGGCAGCATTCTGAACGACTGGATATTCGGAAGGGAGAAAAATGAAGGTATGCTCCACAGGCTCTACGAGGCGATAATTTCATTCCTCCGCTCCGGTCGAGTTCCTGCGGGCAAAAAGCTCTGA
- a CDS encoding ATP-dependent DNA ligase, with amino-acid sequence MKYAELADLYRRLEKTTLKTLKTKFVSDFLKKAPDELLDIIPYLILGKVFPDWDERELGVGEKLLIKAVSMATGVPEREIENSVRDTGDLGESVALALKKKKQKSFFSQPLTIKRVYDTFMKIAEASGQGSQDRKLKYLANLFMDAQPEEGKYLARTVLGTMRTGVAEGLMRDAIASAFGVKAELVERAYMLTSDFGYVARVAKLEGNEGLSKVRIQVGKPIRPMLAQNAANVKEALVEMGGKAAFEVKYDGARVQVHKDGDRVVIYSRRLENVTRSIPEVVDAVLESVKPEKAIVEGELVAVGEGGKPRPFQYVLRRFRRKYNIEEMVEKIPLELNLFDVLYVDGDGMIDTPFSERRKKLEEIISQNERIRLAEQLVTTSADEAEEFYQRALELGHEGLMAKRLDSVYEPGNRGKKWLKIKPTMEDLDLVIIGAEWGEGRRAHLLGSFLVAAFDPHSGEFVPVGKVGSGFTDEDLAEFTRMLKPLIVREEGKYVEIEPKVVIQVTYQEIQKSPKYESGFALRFPRYVALREDKSPEEADTIERIAQLYEFQERFKAKR; translated from the coding sequence ATGAAATACGCCGAACTGGCCGACCTTTACAGACGCCTGGAAAAAACGACCCTCAAAACCCTGAAGACCAAATTCGTCTCCGATTTTCTCAAGAAGGCACCCGATGAACTCCTCGACATAATCCCCTATCTCATTCTGGGAAAGGTCTTTCCTGACTGGGACGAGAGAGAGCTTGGAGTCGGTGAGAAGCTCCTCATAAAGGCCGTTTCCATGGCCACCGGCGTTCCCGAGCGGGAGATAGAGAACTCCGTGAGGGACACCGGCGACCTCGGTGAGAGCGTTGCCCTGGCCCTGAAGAAGAAAAAACAGAAGAGCTTCTTCTCCCAGCCGCTGACCATAAAGCGCGTTTACGACACCTTCATGAAGATAGCCGAGGCCAGCGGGCAGGGAAGCCAGGACAGGAAGCTGAAGTACCTCGCCAACCTCTTCATGGACGCCCAGCCGGAGGAGGGCAAGTATCTCGCCAGGACGGTTCTCGGAACCATGCGCACCGGTGTTGCGGAGGGACTCATGAGGGACGCCATAGCGAGCGCATTCGGCGTCAAGGCCGAGCTCGTCGAGAGGGCCTACATGCTCACGAGCGACTTCGGCTACGTCGCGAGGGTGGCCAAGCTCGAGGGCAACGAGGGCCTCTCAAAGGTCAGAATCCAGGTGGGCAAGCCCATAAGGCCGATGCTCGCCCAGAACGCGGCCAACGTGAAGGAAGCTTTGGTAGAGATGGGCGGAAAGGCCGCGTTTGAGGTAAAGTACGATGGAGCGCGCGTTCAGGTTCACAAAGACGGCGATAGGGTTGTTATATACTCCCGCAGGCTGGAGAACGTGACGAGGTCCATCCCGGAGGTCGTTGATGCCGTCCTGGAGAGCGTAAAGCCCGAGAAGGCCATCGTGGAGGGTGAACTCGTTGCCGTCGGCGAGGGTGGGAAGCCCAGGCCCTTCCAGTACGTGCTGAGGCGCTTCAGGAGGAAGTACAACATCGAGGAGATGGTGGAGAAGATCCCCCTTGAGCTGAACCTCTTCGACGTCCTCTACGTTGACGGCGATGGGATGATAGACACGCCCTTCTCCGAGCGCAGGAAGAAGCTGGAAGAGATAATCTCCCAGAATGAGCGGATAAGGCTGGCTGAACAGCTGGTAACCACCAGCGCCGACGAGGCTGAGGAGTTCTACCAGCGCGCCCTTGAGCTCGGCCACGAGGGGCTGATGGCGAAGCGCCTGGATTCGGTTTACGAGCCCGGAAACAGGGGCAAGAAGTGGCTCAAGATAAAGCCCACGATGGAGGACCTCGACCTCGTCATAATCGGCGCCGAATGGGGCGAGGGAAGGCGTGCACACCTCCTCGGCTCCTTCCTGGTCGCGGCCTTCGACCCGCACAGCGGCGAGTTCGTCCCGGTCGGAAAGGTCGGGAGCGGCTTCACCGATGAAGACCTTGCCGAGTTCACCAGGATGCTCAAGCCCCTCATAGTCCGCGAGGAGGGCAAGTACGTCGAGATAGAGCCGAAGGTCGTTATTCAGGTCACCTACCAGGAGATACAGAAGAGCCCGAAGTACGAGAGCGGCTTTGCGCTGAGGTTCCCACGCTACGTGGCCCTGAGGGAGGACAAGAGTCCCGAGGAGGCGGACACGATCGAGCGCATAGCCCAGCTCTACGAGTTCCAGGAGAGGTTCAAGGCGAAGAGGTGA
- a CDS encoding HEPN domain-containing protein: MKGEEITRELAVAEEELSSAQILYEHGKYRDAISRAYYSMFHSARALLLIKGITPKKHSGTLSMLGMSYIKEGLLDEYYGKALTKAFQMRSQADYNVMYTPSREEAEEILDLALEFLEKAQELVSGWIRGEER, from the coding sequence ATGAAGGGAGAGGAGATAACAAGAGAGCTAGCAGTCGCTGAGGAGGAGCTTTCATCAGCCCAAATTCTCTATGAGCACGGAAAGTACCGGGACGCCATAAGCAGGGCATACTACTCAATGTTCCACTCCGCGAGAGCCCTCCTGTTAATTAAGGGTATAACCCCAAAGAAGCACTCAGGAACCCTCTCGATGCTTGGGATGAGCTACATCAAGGAAGGACTACTGGACGAATACTATGGAAAGGCTCTCACAAAGGCGTTTCAGATGAGAAGTCAAGCCGACTACAACGTTATGTACACCCCGTCCAGAGAGGAAGCCGAAGAAATCCTCGATTTAGCTCTAGAGTTCCTTGAAAAAGCCCAGGAGCTGGTGTCAGGATGGATTCGAGGAGAAGAGCGTTAG
- a CDS encoding pantoate kinase: MLVRAFVPAHITAFFVPRFHDDSLRAGSLGAGVNLSKGVNVFASIETSTLERHIHVAFNGEPVGREKAIISYSVADEIIPDDFLGEVEIWQYFDFPNGHGFGNSAGGALGTALALSYAFGGTWLKAAQIAHKHEVLNRGGLGDVVGQLAGGIEVRVKAGGPGIGVVDNLFFEDYRVLVVPLGRLSTREVLDGDVVKAIEREGREALEKLLQEPSPERMMVLAREFAEKTGLLSGELLELARELDKVISTPSSMIMLGRGLFALLREDEVENTINLLSDLNLPYDVTGIHEGRPKVGRWVG, from the coding sequence CCCTTGGTGCGGGGGTCAACCTCAGCAAGGGTGTCAACGTCTTCGCGAGCATAGAAACCAGCACCCTGGAGAGGCACATACACGTCGCCTTCAACGGCGAACCAGTTGGGAGGGAAAAGGCAATCATAAGCTACTCCGTTGCGGATGAGATAATTCCGGACGACTTCTTGGGTGAGGTTGAAATCTGGCAGTACTTCGACTTCCCGAACGGCCACGGCTTCGGCAACAGTGCCGGCGGTGCCCTGGGGACGGCGTTGGCCCTGAGCTACGCCTTCGGTGGAACGTGGCTTAAAGCTGCCCAGATAGCGCACAAACACGAGGTCCTCAACAGGGGCGGCCTTGGGGACGTTGTGGGCCAGCTGGCCGGCGGGATAGAGGTTCGCGTTAAGGCAGGCGGCCCGGGAATCGGGGTTGTCGACAACCTGTTCTTCGAGGACTACCGCGTTCTCGTCGTCCCCCTGGGCAGGCTCTCAACCCGGGAAGTTCTGGACGGAGACGTCGTGAAGGCCATAGAGCGCGAGGGGAGGGAGGCACTTGAGAAGCTCCTCCAGGAACCGAGTCCGGAAAGGATGATGGTTCTAGCGAGGGAATTCGCGGAGAAGACCGGCCTCCTTAGCGGTGAACTCCTTGAGCTGGCGAGGGAACTGGACAAGGTTATTTCCACCCCCAGCTCCATGATAATGCTTGGAAGGGGTCTCTTCGCCCTTCTCAGGGAGGACGAGGTGGAGAACACCATAAACCTCCTCTCCGACCTCAACCTGCCCTACGACGTGACCGGAATCCACGAGGGCAGGCCGAAGGTTGGCAGGTGGGTTGGTTAG
- the lrpA gene encoding HTH-type transcriptional regulator LrpA, translating to MLDERDNIIIEMLTKDARTPFTEIAKVLGISETAVRKRVKALEEAGVIKQYTVVVDPSKLGYNLVSLTGVDTLPEKIFDVAEKLKEFDFVREVYLTSGDHMIMAEVWARDGEDLSDIISNKIGRLDGVTKVCPAIILEKLK from the coding sequence ATGCTTGACGAGAGAGATAACATCATAATCGAGATGCTCACCAAGGATGCCCGCACTCCGTTCACGGAGATAGCGAAGGTTCTGGGCATTAGTGAGACCGCAGTAAGGAAGCGCGTAAAGGCCCTGGAGGAGGCGGGGGTTATAAAGCAGTACACCGTCGTCGTTGACCCATCGAAGCTGGGCTACAACCTGGTCAGCCTCACGGGCGTTGACACGCTGCCCGAGAAGATATTTGACGTTGCCGAGAAGCTCAAGGAGTTCGATTTCGTGAGGGAGGTTTACCTGACCAGCGGCGACCACATGATAATGGCCGAGGTCTGGGCCAGGGACGGGGAGGACCTGTCCGACATAATCTCCAACAAGATAGGCAGGCTTGATGGCGTCACCAAGGTCTGCCCCGCGATAATCTTGGAGAAGCTTAAGTGA
- a CDS encoding protease PrsW, which yields MFTPEKVIEYYFGIITVVGGLSVLLAIKYTLQRWRSFPESGWKVPGFALGILGLIIASVLEAPLLFLKTWIALAFAAGIIEESVKLLPMKFFERSPEWEKWKLVIGAGLFLGIVEGIMYTAGIFALNQEPYLVAVRVVLMGLHTIWAAISAGFLLGERGWKRFAGLAFSMIAHALYDLPSLAVVDGYSGTVVAYLAGLSTGFLLVTPLMAKKAAELAGRLVPKEGEESDEVRENV from the coding sequence ATGTTCACACCGGAGAAGGTCATCGAGTACTACTTCGGAATCATAACCGTAGTCGGGGGCCTGTCCGTTCTGCTGGCGATCAAGTACACCCTCCAGAGGTGGCGCTCCTTCCCGGAGAGCGGCTGGAAGGTTCCGGGATTCGCCCTCGGCATCCTTGGCCTCATCATAGCCTCCGTCCTTGAGGCGCCCCTCCTGTTCCTCAAGACGTGGATTGCCCTAGCCTTCGCGGCGGGGATAATCGAGGAGTCGGTGAAGCTCCTGCCCATGAAGTTCTTCGAGCGTTCGCCGGAATGGGAGAAGTGGAAGCTCGTCATAGGCGCTGGCCTCTTCCTCGGGATTGTAGAGGGAATAATGTACACCGCGGGAATCTTCGCCCTGAACCAAGAGCCCTATCTGGTGGCCGTTAGAGTGGTTCTTATGGGACTGCACACCATCTGGGCGGCCATTTCAGCCGGCTTCCTGCTCGGCGAGAGGGGATGGAAGCGCTTTGCTGGACTGGCGTTCTCGATGATAGCGCATGCCCTCTACGACCTCCCCTCCCTGGCGGTGGTGGACGGCTACTCCGGAACCGTTGTGGCGTATCTAGCAGGACTCTCAACGGGCTTCCTTCTCGTGACACCGCTAATGGCAAAGAAGGCCGCCGAGCTGGCCGGAAGACTGGTTCCGAAGGAGGGTGAAGAGTCGGACGAAGTGCGGGAAAACGTTTGA
- the pyrE gene encoding orotate phosphoribosyltransferase — translation MEDAKARLIDMFFTEEAILFGRFVLTSGRESDYYINVKKLSTNPGALRIIARLMAERAKALGIEFDRVAGPELGAVPIATALSLETEKPLVIVRKKPKGHGTGSQIEGEVKPGERIFLVEDVTTTGGSVLRAAEVLEKAGAEIVAISVVVDREEGAGERIGERYRFIPLVTVSELFARRNSTGAEE, via the coding sequence ATGGAGGACGCGAAAGCCCGGCTCATAGACATGTTCTTCACCGAGGAGGCCATCCTCTTCGGTCGCTTCGTTCTCACCTCCGGCAGGGAGAGCGACTACTACATCAACGTCAAGAAGCTCTCTACTAATCCAGGGGCGTTGAGGATAATCGCGAGGCTGATGGCGGAGAGGGCCAAGGCCCTTGGCATCGAGTTCGACCGCGTCGCCGGCCCGGAGCTTGGAGCTGTGCCGATAGCGACGGCCCTGTCTCTGGAAACCGAAAAGCCCCTCGTAATCGTCAGGAAAAAGCCCAAGGGACACGGCACCGGAAGCCAGATCGAGGGGGAGGTGAAGCCCGGCGAGAGGATTTTCCTGGTCGAGGACGTGACGACCACCGGCGGGAGCGTCCTGCGCGCGGCCGAGGTTCTGGAGAAGGCCGGGGCAGAGATAGTCGCCATAAGCGTGGTGGTCGACAGGGAGGAAGGAGCCGGCGAGAGAATCGGGGAGAGGTACAGGTTCATACCCCTGGTCACGGTTTCAGAGCTTTTTGCCCGCAGGAACTCGACCGGAGCGGAGGAATGA
- the rlmD gene encoding 23S rRNA (uracil(1939)-C(5))-methyltransferase RlmD: MRGIVERLDHEGLGVVRVGKREIHVPFTAPGDVVEVRKWRKRKRKLIATDFEVVEPSTGRVDPVCPSFGVCGGCLLQHIPYERQVEFKAEKLSALLGMDVEVIPSPVIYGHRNRIDVVVSTNGIGFRRRGTWWDAVDIGWCPVFGESSRRVLRSLREFIEDHAPSLYEIRKNEGFLRYIVIREGKFTGELMVNLVTSEGSLPDSFPDYFDYADSVYWSVNRTPSDVSYGEIERFWGSEFIRERLDDVTYLIHPNSFFQTNSHQAVTLVRRVAELVDGERVLDLYSGVGTFGIYLAKRGFSVEGIEVNPFAVGMANRNAELNGVDAAFKVGQDKDVENLSEYDTVIVDPPRAGLHPKLIRKILKDKPQSIVYVSCNPKTLRANLDELAGVYSLETAVGIDMFPHTPHVETVVKLKLGV; this comes from the coding sequence ATGCGGGGAATCGTTGAGAGGCTCGATCATGAGGGACTGGGCGTTGTACGCGTCGGGAAGAGGGAAATCCACGTTCCTTTCACGGCACCCGGCGACGTTGTTGAAGTGAGGAAATGGCGGAAGAGAAAGCGAAAGCTAATTGCCACCGATTTTGAGGTCGTGGAGCCCTCCACCGGCAGAGTGGACCCTGTGTGTCCCAGCTTTGGGGTCTGCGGTGGGTGCCTTCTCCAGCACATCCCCTACGAGAGACAGGTTGAGTTCAAGGCTGAGAAGCTCTCGGCCCTTCTTGGTATGGACGTCGAAGTTATTCCCTCGCCCGTGATTTACGGTCATAGAAACCGCATCGATGTTGTCGTTTCGACAAACGGAATTGGGTTCAGGAGGCGCGGCACGTGGTGGGACGCGGTTGACATCGGGTGGTGCCCCGTCTTCGGCGAATCCAGCCGGAGGGTTCTCCGCTCCCTGAGGGAGTTTATAGAGGACCATGCGCCCAGTCTGTACGAGATACGGAAGAACGAAGGTTTTCTGCGCTACATCGTCATCCGCGAGGGCAAGTTCACGGGCGAGCTGATGGTGAACCTCGTCACTTCGGAGGGCAGTCTCCCCGACTCCTTCCCCGACTATTTTGACTACGCGGACTCGGTGTACTGGAGTGTGAACAGGACCCCGAGCGACGTCTCCTACGGGGAGATAGAGCGCTTCTGGGGCAGCGAGTTCATACGGGAGCGGCTCGACGACGTTACCTACCTGATACATCCAAACAGCTTCTTCCAGACGAACAGCCATCAGGCGGTCACCCTGGTGCGCAGGGTGGCGGAGCTCGTTGACGGGGAGAGGGTTCTTGACCTCTACTCCGGCGTGGGAACCTTCGGCATCTACCTGGCCAAGAGGGGATTCTCCGTTGAGGGAATCGAGGTAAATCCCTTCGCGGTGGGGATGGCCAACAGAAACGCCGAGCTCAACGGCGTTGACGCCGCGTTCAAGGTGGGGCAGGACAAGGATGTCGAAAATCTTTCGGAATACGATACGGTAATAGTTGATCCGCCAAGGGCGGGATTGCATCCCAAACTGATAAGGAAAATCTTAAAAGACAAACCGCAAAGCATCGTTTACGTCTCCTGCAATCCGAAGACCCTCCGGGCCAACCTCGACGAACTGGCAGGGGTTTACTCTCTAGAGACCGCGGTGGGAATCGATATGTTCCCACACACACCCCACGTGGAGACGGTTGTCAAACTTAAACTTGGGGTTTAG